From Theileria annulata chromosome 1, complete sequence, *** SEQUENCING IN PROGRESS ***, one genomic window encodes:
- a CDS encoding 1-deoxy-D-xylulose 5-phosphate synthase, putative (Significant similarity to 1-deoxy-D-xylulose 5-phosphate synthases of several prokaryotic origin): MQIVGYRNVSLNSLSFFPKNGTLYNNSERNSSCPVSVDSSTEIIRKSNFDKYKLLNRIEGIEDLKRLPEELLPELCNEIRLYLGDVISKVGGHFSASLGVTELTVALHYVFDSPFDKIVWDIGHQAYVHKILTGRRDKLHTIKKKDGLSAFCRRYESIHDIFGAGHSSTSLSSVQGLLEGFLLLQNSTKNQQNSLRPNYISVIGDGGMTGGMAYESLNYAINIKSPMIIIYNDNEQVSLPTGMKSISGVKPIVPFFLQNSSNKPIRPVVDAINELFAKLSKCSEDGMELNGLNVIGPIDGHKLNDLLYLFKLIKFSNRVPNRTIKILNEEIHGPLIIHIKTIKGYCCPEALNQLDKMHSIKPNTNLTIVNPTIENLFNDSQTAYNLELDGISFENQEVPNLSPDILVDEKNVRSKLGYNKFDEGTFSNVFSNTLIMMGLMDEKVAGITAAMPGGTGIGEFGEYFPNRTFDVGISEQHAVTFSSGLALSGVKPYCAIYSTFLQRALDQVIHDVAIQNIPIRLMVDRAGYVGEDGLSHHGNYDLNFLRPLKNFIISAPSNQVELVLSLLSSMNTDVPYVVRYPKGKVIDKSLLTQFYSEELYDYVKFYKFSDEKFGRNLEFEDELNEVKRHKSKVLRRGREVVIYSLGPILYNVIEAVEKIGRNFNPTIVDARFLNPFDLETFNELAKDHKYIITAEDSVNGGLGLTIIEYLQKINQLHNFKVKCISYPYEYVHHATIQEQKVIANIDTKGIQRQIEEFLENN; this comes from the coding sequence atgCAAATAGTTGGTTATCGTAATGTTTCATTAAATTCGCTTAGTTTTTTCCCAAAAAATGGGACCCTGTACAATAATTCAGAACGCAACTCAAGTTGCCCAGTTTCAGTGGATTCCTCAACGGAAATTATCCGAAAATCGAATTTCGATAAGTATAAGTTATTAAATAGAATAGAAGGAATAGAAGACCTAAAAAGGCTGCCAGAAGAATTGCTGCCAGAATTGTGTAATGAGATTAGGCTTTATCTGGGTGATGTTATTTCCAAGGTGGGAGGACATTTTTCGGCATCTTTGGGAGTAACTGAACTTACTGTAGCACTGCATTATGTGTTTGACTCCCCGTTTGATAAAATAGTATGGGACATTGGCCACCAAGCATATGTACATAAGATCCTCACAGGGAGAAGAGATAAATTACACACGATTAAAAAAAAAGATGGTTTGTCTGCTTTCTGCAGGCGCTATGAGAGTATTCATGATATATTTGGTGCTGGTCACTCTTCAACGTCATTATCTTCAGTTCAGGGTTTACTAGAAGGGTTTTTACTACTACAGAATAGTACCAAAAATCAACAAAACAGCTTGAGGCCAAATTACATCAGTGTAATTGGAGATGGAGGAATGACTGGAGGCATGGCATACGAGAGCCTAAATTACGcaataaacataaaaagcccaatgataattatatataatgataacGAGCAGGTTTCATTGCCAACAGGCATGAAATCAATTTCAGGAGTCAAACCAATTGTGCCATTTTTTCTACAAAACTCTTCAAATAAACCAATTAGACCAGTAGTTGATGCAATTAACGAGTTATTTGCTAAATTAAGCAAATGTAGTGAGGATGGAATGGAGTTGAATGGGTTAAATGTCATTGGACCAATAGACGGCCACAAGTTAAATGATTTGTTATATCTATTCAAACTAATCAAGTTTTCAAACAGAGTGCCAAATAGAACcataaaaatattgaatGAGGAAATACATGGGCCGttaattatacatattaaGACAATAAAAGGGTATTGTTGTCCAGAAGCATTAAATCAATTGGATAAAATGCACTCAATTAAACCCAATACAAACCTTACGATAGTAAATCCCACTATAGAAAACCTGTTTAATGACTCACAAACAGCCTATAACTTAGAACTAGATGGTATTTCATTTGAGAACCAAGAAGTGCCAAACCTGTCTCCAGATATATTGGTAGATGAGAAAAATGTTCGAAGTAAATTGGGGTATAACAAATTTGATGAAGGAACTTTCAGTAATGTATTTAGTAATACACTGATAATGATGGGACTTATGGATGAAAAGGTGGCAGGAATAACAGCAGCAATGCCAGGAGGGACTGGAATTGGAGAGTTTGGAGAATATTTCCCAAATCGCACATTTGATGTTGGAATTTCAGAACAACATGCAGTAACATTTTCATCAGGTCTGGCCCTATCAGGAGTTAAACCTTACTGCGCAATATATTCAACATTTCTGCAACGTGCTCTTGACCAGGTGATACATGATGTGGCGATACAGAACATACCAATCAGACTCATGGTAGACCGGGCAGGATATGTGGGAGAAGATGGACTTTCTCACCACGGAAACTATGACCTTAACTTCCTGAGACCTCTGAAAAACTTCATAATATCAGCGCCCAGTAATCAAGTAGAACTTGTTTTATCACTATTGTCATCCATGAATACTGATGTTCCCTATGTTGTAAGATACCCAAAGGGTAAAGTTATTGATAAAAGTTTGTTAACCCAGTTTTATAGCGAAGAGTTATATGACTATGTTAAGTTTTACAAGTTTTCTGATGAGAAATTCGGTAGGAATTTAGAATTTGAAGatgaattaaatgaagTAAAAAGGCATAAAAGTAAGGTATTAAGAAGAGGAAGGGAGGttgtaatatattcattGGGTCCCATATTGTACAATGTAATTGAGGCAGTTGAAAAAATAGGCCGAAATTTTAATCCTACAATAGTAGATGCTCGTTTTTTAAACCCATTTGACCTTGAAACTTTCAACGAACTAGCTAAGGACCACAAGTACATAATCACAGCTGAGGATAGTGTAAATGGAGGTTTGGGCTTGACGATCATAGAGTACTTGCagaaaattaatcaattaCACAA
- a CDS encoding endopeptidase, putative (Shows significant Pfam hit (2.7e-08) to Peptidase_M3 family domain), with the protein MLINYRILLSHHVSKNIQKHTFPKYFKNGKFVSYFSKFNYTYNEIFKLTENNTLKFNKSNYVTHCKEDDYGYFGLKVKNPLDLLKLTNDSINYSQSLVNNLVNFPGNKINKEQRDQKDYENENNKVLEVIDDISNVLCSIADPCELLRHVHPDEEWRKMSNTCIELISEFIININVNENIYKLLIENLKENLTNEESFVLKHMIRSMEQQGVHLSKESKMKYKELITKEQMLAFSIVEGNTFKFQLGNLTDNDPLEKIPKDENIYNYLLKNSNQDGLRKSIWFSQRISNQSLYKKMKELHKIRTELSKLRGYDNYLNYIQQECILSNTNDVYEFLINCSKLLKPYLLNDLERLLQYKKLIHENKSEQEEDNLEQKLHPWDVEYLIKMSRNERNVNISLLSLITYFNILLNKLFKITIHPSESKESIYDENVIKYNLIKDGKVISSLYLDLFERLNKHNISAQFTIRCSKKINTKNNNSLYILNLIHENNFVNQGSYIKQLPSSIIVLSLHNDDKKSNVKEILKSTKIDIYNGEIIFHELGHIVHTLLSDTHYQHLSGTIIFYFIYNVLNEIVALLTTRNSRHTYLSYFTQTVDLDDIIYIDKNINEYDKGNLLINKGGLTVFGNEYKLFNSIDMSKVLLLSIIDQWFYGTEEDWYTIEKNINYDIIFKDFDMFNEKFNDYQIYQLLSPNCITNFDHLIHYGGNYYCYLYSKILSLKVFKKFNGLEFEQVGNRLLTFFQNGSIDSSINPINKLANTDLNKISDCCDVLLEVTRYLNFLNLLRFQ; encoded by the exons atgcTTATAAATTATCGTATTTTGTTATCCCATCATGTTTCAAAAAATATCCAAAAACACACCTTTCCtaaatatttcaaaaatGGAAAATTTGTATCATACTTctctaaatttaattacaCCTATAACGAAATCTTCAAGTTAACTGAGAATAACACATTAAAGTtcaataaatcaaattatgTTACACATTGCAAGGAGGATGATTATGGCTATTTCGGTTTAAAAGTTAAAAACCCTTTAGATTTGTTAAAGTTGACCAATGATTCCATTAATTATTCTCAATCACTAGTCAACAACCTAGTAAATTTCCCCGGaaacaaaattaacaaaGAACAACGAGATCAAAAAGACTACGAGAATGAGAATAATAAGGTTTTAGAGGTAATAGACGATATATCAAACGTCTTATGCTCAATAGCTGATCCCTGCGAATTATTAAG ACATGTACATCCCGATGAAGAATGGCGTAAAATGTCAAATACGTGCATAGAATTGATTTCAgagtttattattaatatcaaCGTTAACGAAAAT ATCTACAAGTTGTTGATAGAGAATTTAAAGGAGAATTTAACCAATGAAGAGAGTTTTGTACTAAAACATATGATCAGGTCCATGGAACAACAGGGAGTACATCTATCAAAAGAGTCtaaa ATGAAATATAAGGAGTTGATTACAAAGGAACAGATGTTAGCATTTTCTATAGTAGAGGGCAATACCtttaaatttcaattaGGAAATTTGACCGATAATGATCCACTAGAGAAAATACCCaaagatgaaaatatatacaacTATTTACTTAA AAATTCTAATCAGGATGGTTTGAGGAAGTCAATTTGGTTTTCACAAAGGATCAGTAATCAA AGTTTGTACAAAAAGATGAAAGAGTTGCATAAAATTAGGACtgaattatcaaaattaagAGGATATGATAACTAcctaaattatattcagCA GGAGTGTATCTTGAGTAATACAAATGATGTGTACGAATTTTTAATCAACTGTTCAAAGCTATTGAAG CCCTATCTCCTTAATGATCTTGAACGattattacaatataagaaattaattcatGAAAACAAATCGGAACAAGAAGAGGATAATTTAGAACAAAAACTACACCCCTGGGATGTGGAATATTTGATTAAGATGTCCAGAAATGAAAGAAATGTAAACATCTCACTGCTCTCACTGATTACCTactttaacattttattaaacaaattgtTCAAAATTACCATTCACCCCTCTGAATCAAAAg AATCAATCTATGATGAGAATGTGATAaagtataatttaataaaggATGGAAAGGTGATTTCAAGCTTATATTTGGATTTGTTCGAGAGGTTAAACAAGCATAACATCTCAGCCCAGTTTACAATCCGATGTTCAAAGAAAATTAACACAAAAAACAATAATAGtctatacattttaaatttgatacaCGAAAATAACTTTGTTAACCAAGGATCttatattaaacaattGCCTTCATCAATTATAGTACTATCATTACACAATGATGATAAGAAAAGTAACGTGAAAGAAATATTGAAAAGTacaaaaattgatatatataacGGCGAAATTATATTCCATGAATTGGGACATATTGTGCATACTCTTCTAAGTGATACACATTATCAACATTTGTCAGGtacaattatattttattttatctacAATGTTCTCAAT GAAATCGTGGCCCTATTGACTACGCGGAATTCTCGTCACACCTATTTGAGTTATTTTACTCAAACTGTAG atttggatgatataatatatatcgacaagaatattaatgaatacGATAAGGGTAATTTGCTGATAAATAAGGGGGGATTAACAGTTTTTGGAAATGAATATAAGCTGTTTAACTCAATAGATATGTCAAAGGTTTTACTTTTGTCAATTATTGATCAG TGGTTTTATGGAACGGAAGAAGACTGGTACACTATTGAGaaaaacattaattatgacattatttttaaagaTTTTGACATGTTCAATGAAAAATTCAATGATTACCAGATCTATCAACTCTTGTCGCCGAATTGTATCACCAATTTTGATCACCTAATACACTACGGAGGGAATTATTACTGTTATCTTTACTCAAA GATTCTATCACTAAAAGTGTTTAAGAAGTTTAATGGCTTAGAGTTTGAACAAGTTGGAAACCGTCTACTAACATTTTTCCAAAAT GGCTCAATTGATTCCAGTATTAatccaattaataaattggCGAATACTGATTTAAACAAGATCTCAGAC TGTTGTGATGTATTATTAGAGGTGACCAGGTAtcttaattttctaaatctTTTAAGATTCCAGTAA
- a CDS encoding Ankyrin repeat protein, putative (Contains several Ankyrin repeat elements) — MANIEGLSDYVKKVFEACFSGTLSELKESVNRLLLADSPDLKDEIEKSNSKKRDEVILTSFELSALEYIRDSKQRCVSHIAAAGGNLEILNTLLTASPNLAHIEDENNENSLFYLIRSIITNSFESDMVSADKLDKSSSLEENRIDCLILLIGLCGINNMNKFGLSPLHVATELGSYQICKILLENNANVNVCSKSFNTPLSIAVIKSHTILVDLFLEHGADPNIISVEDKGDDNSDSDKSIPPPLVYCSSVGNTGLVKKLLENGADPNICDSQGWTPLHCASESGYLSVCKLLIEYNADANIVCKKKNAYILAVMNGHDKVAEYLKEFTNESDTFEFLHKSETENELNNNEVDCPTDELDFLRLHDSEELTDEEMEKIKRLVKETRDCGKELVGIEDYTNATNCYTKGLSLCPDLPEFNELKSILYSNRSFTNLKLKNLNQSLRDAKQAVKFNPEWSKAYLRLANVYKEKGETVDYLHNLFQAFVRDSKNSELKRRFQSEFNKHRKS; from the exons ATGGCGAATATAGAAGGACTGAGTGATTACGTGAAGAAAGTATTTGAGGCTTGCTTTTCAGGGACTTTGTCCGAGCTTAAGGAAAGTGTAAATAGACTCTTACTGGCTGATTCACCCGACCTGAAGGACGAAATAGAGAAAAGTAACAGCAAAAAACGTGACGAAGTGATTCTGACAAGCTTTGAGCTATCCGCACTTGAATACATTAGAGATTCCAAGCAACGTTGTGTGTCACATATCGCAGCAGCAGGTGGTAACTTGGAGATCCTAAACACACTTTTAACTGCTTCCCCGAACCTGGCCCACATAGAAGATGAGAACAACGAGAACTCGTTGTTTTATCTTATTCGCTCGATTATTACGAATTCATTTGAAAGTGACATGGTGAGCGCCGATAAATTGGATAAATCCTCTTCACTGGAAGAGAACAGAATAGACTGTTTAATCCTGTTGATTGGATTATGCGGcataaataatatgaataaattcGGCCTAAGCCCACTGCACGTTGCCACAGAGCTAGGAAGTTATCagatttgtaaaatattattggAAAATAACGCTAAT GTGAATGTATGTAGTAAATCTTTTAACACACCCTTATCAATAGCTGTGATTAAGTCCCATACGATCCTCGTTGACCTATTTCTGGAACACGGTGCGGATCCAAATATCATTAGTGTGGAAGACAAAGGTGATGATAACTCTGATTCAGATAAATCAATACCACCTCCACTGGTCTATTGTAGCAGCGTTGGGAACACTGGTCTCGTTAAAAAGCTGTTAGAAAATGGAGCGGATCCGAATATATGCGACTCTCAGGGCTGGACTCCACTACACTGTGCCTCTGAATCAGGTTACTTGAGTGTTTGTAAACTCCTAATAGAATACAATGCTGACGCCAATATCGTTTGCAAG AAAAAGAATGCTTATATCTTGGCGGTGATGAACGGGCACGATAAGGTGGCCGAGTATTTGAAGGAATTCACAAATGAATCAGACACTTTTGAATTCCTACACAAGAGCGAAACTGAAAACGAActgaataataatgaagtTGACTGTCCAACGGACGAACTCGATTTCCTACGTTTACATGATTCTGAGGAGTTAACTGATGAGGAAatggaaaaaattaaaaggtTGGTAAAAGAAACCAGGGACTGCGGGAAAGAGCTCGTGGGAATTGAAGACTACACTAACGCAACTAATTGCTATACAAAA GGGTTATCTCTTTGTCCAGACCTTCCTGAGTTTAATGAGTTGAAATCCATTTTGTACTCTAACCGAAGCTTCACGAACCTGAAACTGAAGAACTTAAATCAATCACTAAGGGATGCAAAACAG GCCGTAAAATTTAATCCTGAATGGAGTAAGGCGTATTTGCGTCTAGCTAATGTGTACAAGGAGAAGGGAGAAACTGTAGATTACCTGCACAATTTATTTCAGGCCTTTGTTCGTGATTCCAAAAACTCAGAACTCAAACGCCGCTTCCAGTCGGAGTTTAATAAGCATCGAAAGAGCTAA
- a CDS encoding myosin a tail domain interacting protein mtip, putative — translation MKTLVQSCLKDCYNDLPQPEFVLSPEDSELNYFLWMPGFKYQPSFQEKLTKLKSLSTNSDSTVHEALEEMIEVDVLEESFKKRARGGILDVHLAGVLARELGASPSQADLLEFEATCGKSVNFENFKDFLAVSMYSNENREYLQDLLANFENMSGGISLSKFENLMKNYGEPLTDSELNELYKLVRVEKNVVLSNDLLNLLRPE, via the exons atgaaaactTTAGTACAAAGCTGCCTCAAAGACTGCTACAATGACCTTCCTCAGCCTGAGTTTGTTCTCTCTCCGGAGGATTCCGAGCTAAACTATTTTTTATGGATGCCTGGGTTCAAGTACCAACCGAGCTTCCAggaaaaattaactaaacTCAAGTCACTTTCCACAAACTCAGATAGTACTGTTCATGAGGCCCTTGAGGAAATG ATTGAGGTCGATGTGTTGGAGGAAAGCTTTAAAAAGAGGGCGAGGGGTGGAATATTGGATGTTCACTTGGCGGGTGTGTTGGCTCGCGAACTCGGAGCCTCTCCTTCTCAAGCTGATTTACTTGAGTTTGAGGCCACTTGCGGCAAGAGTGTGAATTTTGAGAATTTCAAGGACTTTCTAGCCGTTTCAATGTATTCTAACGAGAACCGGGAGTATTTGCAAGATCTTTTAGCAAATTTCGAAAAT atGTCTGGAGGCATTAGCTTGAGCAAGTTTGAGAACTTGATGAAGAATTACGGGGAGCCGTTGACGGATTCCGAGTTGAACGAGCTTTATAAATTGGTGAGGGTGGAAAAAAATGTAGTTTTGTCGAACGATTTGTTGAATTTGTTAAGGCCTGAATGA
- a CDS encoding integral membrane protein, putative (4 probable transmembrane helices predicted for TA20490 by TMHMM2.0 at aa 30-49, 61-83, 98-120 and 141-163) — translation MTFDSLLDMDNDSPLLDQYHNYDHPPKNGILIFYTFGTSYTFYTRYSTLHSLLNSTYPFILINLIMSLSFLSACSLCFVSFLNALNVFSILNPSLYLLNLVQGFFGLLIIVSTGDGYSFLENYSNVVEAYMGFLSVKRGRGIFFVLVALLSYTLVTLSTLYYVELLVFVVLAILTLV, via the exons ATGACGTTTGACAGTTTACTTGACATGGATAACGATTCTCCACTTTTGGATCAATATCATAACTACGACCATCCTCCCAAGAATGgtattttgattttttacacatttggaACATCCTACACATTCTACACCCGCTATTCAACTTTACATTCCTTACTCAACTCTACCTACccatttattttaattaatttaatcat GAGTTTATCGTTTCTATCGGCTTGCTCACTATGTTTTGTGAGTTTTCTAAACGCTTTAAATGTTTTTTCAATTCTAAATCCTTCGCTTTACCTGCTAAATCTAGTCCAAGg ATTTTTTGGCCTTTTGATAATTGTATCCACCGGTGATGGTTATTCCTTTTTGGAGAATTACAGCAATGTCGTTGAGGCTTACATGGGATTTCTGAGCGTTAAAAGGGGCAGGGGGATCTTCTTTGTTCTTGTTGCTCTCTTATCGTACACCCTAGTTACTCTTTCGACTTTGTACTACGTTGAACTCCTTGTCTTTGTAGTTTTAGCCATTTTAACCCTCGTTTAA